The following are encoded together in the Dyella terrae genome:
- a CDS encoding TetR/AcrR family transcriptional regulator translates to MSTIPQTKPQGPGRPKDMEKRAAILEAAKALFIRNAFAGTSMDAVAAEAGVSKLTVYSHFGDKDNLFREVIRARIQDLIPEDTYHYDPAEDIRETLQRIALHHVRLDCDVQNVGTFRAILSDCRQGNPRYGKLLWEEGPDRTQGLMKRLLQQAVDDSKLDIVNITRAAGQFISLIKGEMLMRRMFGCEECVQSYTAELEQTARDGVDMFLRAYLPR, encoded by the coding sequence ATGAGCACGATCCCGCAGACCAAGCCTCAGGGGCCCGGCCGTCCCAAGGACATGGAAAAGCGCGCGGCGATCCTTGAGGCCGCCAAGGCCCTGTTCATCCGCAACGCCTTCGCCGGCACCAGCATGGACGCCGTGGCGGCGGAAGCGGGTGTATCCAAGCTCACCGTCTATAGCCACTTTGGCGACAAGGACAATCTGTTCCGCGAGGTCATCCGCGCCCGTATCCAGGACCTCATTCCCGAGGACACCTACCACTACGATCCGGCCGAGGACATCCGCGAAACGCTGCAGCGCATCGCCCTCCACCACGTGCGCCTCGACTGTGACGTCCAGAACGTCGGCACCTTCCGCGCCATCCTCAGCGACTGCCGTCAGGGCAACCCCCGCTACGGCAAGCTGCTGTGGGAGGAAGGTCCCGATCGCACCCAGGGCCTCATGAAACGGCTCCTGCAACAGGCGGTTGACGACAGCAAGCTGGACATCGTCAACATCACCCGCGCCGCGGGCCAGTTCATCTCCCTGATCAAGGGTGAAATGCTCATGCGCCGCATGTTCGGCTGCGAAGAGTGCGTGCAGTCCTACACCGCGGAGCTGGAACAGACCGCCCGCGACGGTGTGGACATGTTCCTGCGGGCCTATCTGCCCCGCTGA
- a CDS encoding protein-L-isoaspartate O-methyltransferase family protein, translating to MAMNFEQARVNMVENQVRPWEVLDARVLDVLGTVRREDFVAPEHRKLAFADLCLPLGHGEVMMKPVLEGRVLQALELTPNDQVLEIGTGSGFLTACMAKLAGHVTSLDIHADFVTAAGARLANAGISNVKLEVGEAVNAWQPTGLFDALVVTGAVSQIPQRFLGWLKPGGRMLVVRGESPVQHVLLLTHEGNGRYREESLFETDLPYLKHAEPPRRFVF from the coding sequence ATGGCGATGAACTTCGAACAGGCGCGAGTGAACATGGTGGAGAACCAGGTGCGCCCCTGGGAGGTGCTGGATGCCCGCGTACTCGACGTGCTGGGCACCGTGCGCCGCGAGGATTTCGTTGCCCCGGAGCACCGCAAGCTGGCTTTCGCCGACCTCTGCCTGCCGCTGGGGCATGGCGAGGTGATGATGAAGCCGGTGCTTGAGGGCCGCGTGCTGCAGGCGCTCGAGTTGACGCCGAACGACCAAGTGCTGGAAATCGGCACGGGTTCGGGCTTCCTTACCGCATGCATGGCCAAGCTCGCCGGCCACGTCACCAGCCTGGACATCCATGCCGACTTCGTCACCGCTGCCGGCGCGCGCCTGGCAAACGCAGGCATCAGCAATGTGAAGCTTGAAGTGGGCGAGGCCGTGAATGCATGGCAGCCGACCGGCTTGTTTGACGCGCTGGTGGTAACCGGCGCGGTGTCCCAGATTCCGCAGCGCTTCCTGGGCTGGCTGAAGCCGGGTGGCCGTATGCTGGTGGTGCGCGGTGAATCGCCGGTGCAGCACGTGCTACTGCTGACCCACGAAGGCAACGGCCGCTATCGCGAAGAGTCGCTGTTCGAAACCGACCTGCCGTACCTGAAGCACGCCGAGCCGCCGCGTCGCTTCGTTTTCTGA
- a CDS encoding TolC family outer membrane protein: protein MRLKLLTLALALSAFPLAGHSEDLLDAYREARANDPVLSQAEATRLAIGEGVTQARALMLPQLNGSFGLTQQSTGSQSSNGLIVSDTGHSRTRSVSATLTQSIVDLSQWANLSAAKSQASSQDSAYDASLQNLYVRVTTAYFGVLTSQDALVFAKANEDAYKEAYDQADQRFKVGLSAITDVYQAKSYYELAKAQTISAQNTLNDAREALTQITGKPVGDLKKLREDLPLTPPNPADPNTWVQAALQSNATIQSNQYTVQAAEHSIDAARAGHLPTLDASVQRGKSTSWFEQASAAGLRGNGQYGTTVGLSVNIPIFSGGATQSKVRQSIYQRDEAQDSLESTRRQVVRDTLNYYRSVIAGISQVEANKASVDSGQKALEATRAGFDVGTQTMLNVLNAIQTLTQAESSYSQSRHQLVLDQLELKQSAGSIDVKDMELVNTMLQ, encoded by the coding sequence ATGCGCTTGAAGCTTCTGACCCTTGCCCTGGCCCTGTCGGCGTTCCCGCTGGCCGGCCACAGCGAGGATTTGCTGGATGCATACCGAGAAGCCCGCGCCAATGACCCGGTGCTGTCGCAGGCGGAAGCCACGCGCCTTGCCATCGGTGAAGGCGTCACTCAGGCGCGTGCGTTGATGCTGCCGCAGCTCAACGGCAGCTTCGGCCTGACGCAGCAGTCGACCGGCAGCCAGTCCAGCAACGGCCTCATCGTCAGCGATACCGGCCATTCGCGCACACGCTCGGTGTCGGCCACGCTGACGCAGTCGATCGTGGACCTGAGCCAGTGGGCCAACCTGTCGGCTGCTAAGTCGCAGGCCTCTTCACAGGACTCCGCCTACGACGCCTCGCTGCAGAACCTGTACGTGCGCGTCACCACGGCCTACTTCGGCGTGCTGACCAGCCAGGATGCGCTGGTGTTCGCCAAGGCCAATGAAGACGCTTACAAGGAGGCCTACGACCAGGCCGACCAGCGCTTCAAGGTGGGCCTGTCCGCTATCACGGACGTCTACCAGGCCAAGTCGTATTACGAACTGGCCAAGGCCCAAACGATCTCTGCGCAGAACACGCTCAACGACGCCAGGGAAGCGCTGACGCAGATCACGGGCAAGCCGGTAGGCGATCTGAAGAAGCTGCGTGAAGACCTGCCGCTGACGCCGCCGAACCCGGCCGACCCGAACACCTGGGTGCAGGCTGCGCTGCAGTCCAACGCCACGATTCAGTCCAACCAGTACACCGTGCAGGCTGCCGAACACAGCATTGATGCGGCACGCGCTGGCCATCTGCCGACGCTCGACGCGTCCGTGCAGCGTGGCAAGAGCACGAGCTGGTTCGAACAGGCCAGCGCAGCTGGCCTACGTGGCAACGGCCAGTACGGCACGACAGTCGGTCTTTCGGTGAACATCCCGATCTTCTCTGGCGGCGCCACCCAGTCCAAAGTACGTCAGTCAATCTACCAGCGTGACGAAGCGCAGGATTCCCTCGAATCCACCCGCCGCCAGGTAGTCCGCGACACGCTCAACTATTACCGCTCCGTGATTGCCGGCATCAGCCAGGTGGAAGCCAACAAGGCCTCTGTCGATTCCGGCCAGAAGGCATTGGAAGCCACGCGCGCCGGCTTCGACGTGGGCACGCAGACCATGCTGAACGTGCTCAATGCGATTCAGACGCTGACCCAGGCCGAGAGCAGCTACTCGCAGTCCCGTCACCAGTTGGTGCTGGATCAGTTGGAGCTGAAGCAGTCGGCTGGCTCCATCGACGTGAAGGACATGGAACTGGTCAATACGATGCTGCAGTAA
- the waaA gene encoding lipid IV(A) 3-deoxy-D-manno-octulosonic acid transferase, producing the protein MGLPLRYLYTLAMYLVTPLIMLRLLARGVRYGDYHKRWRERFGFFEAPGFTGSLWVHAVSVGEVNAAEPLIKALQADYPNAPLVVTTVTPTGSERVRQLFGNSVFHVYLPYDLPFAVSRFFKRVRPRLAIIVETEIWPNLYFACRRRSIPLMIVNARLSERSLRGYKPMGGLVAQALRCVHQIAAQSRTDAARYRELGADREKITVTGNLKFDMPVPYDAERKGEELRQQWGCLRPVWIAGSTHEGEELPVLEAHLEVLTRLPDALLLIAPRHPERFKLVESSARSLGFTVGTRSADRVPSAAHQVFVIDAMGELMPFYAGSDLAFVGGSLVPIGGHNVLEPAALSTPVLVGPHTFNFEEITLTLIGEGGASRVNTPQDLGAALLQLLRDPPQRKRMGEAARIVFDSERGAVKRVMGMIDGLLQE; encoded by the coding sequence ATGGGCTTGCCGTTGCGCTATCTCTACACCCTCGCCATGTATCTGGTGACGCCGCTGATCATGCTGCGGCTATTGGCGCGTGGCGTGCGCTATGGCGACTACCACAAGCGTTGGCGCGAGCGTTTCGGCTTCTTCGAAGCACCTGGATTCACAGGCAGCCTGTGGGTGCATGCGGTGTCGGTGGGCGAGGTCAATGCCGCCGAGCCGCTGATCAAAGCCTTGCAGGCGGACTATCCGAATGCCCCGCTGGTGGTGACCACGGTCACGCCCACCGGCTCGGAGCGTGTGCGGCAGTTGTTCGGCAACAGCGTGTTCCATGTCTACCTGCCTTACGATCTGCCGTTTGCGGTCTCGCGATTCTTTAAGCGGGTAAGGCCGCGCCTGGCCATCATCGTGGAAACCGAGATCTGGCCGAATCTGTACTTTGCGTGCCGGCGTCGCAGTATTCCCCTGATGATCGTCAACGCGCGGCTCTCCGAGCGCTCACTGCGCGGCTACAAGCCGATGGGTGGCCTGGTGGCGCAGGCGCTCCGATGCGTGCATCAGATCGCTGCACAGTCGCGCACCGATGCGGCGCGCTACCGCGAACTTGGCGCAGACCGCGAGAAGATCACGGTCACCGGCAACCTGAAGTTCGACATGCCCGTCCCCTACGACGCCGAGCGCAAGGGTGAGGAACTGCGCCAGCAATGGGGGTGCCTGCGTCCTGTGTGGATCGCCGGCAGCACGCACGAAGGTGAAGAGCTGCCCGTGCTCGAGGCGCATCTGGAGGTGCTCACGCGCTTGCCCGACGCGTTGCTGCTGATTGCGCCGCGCCACCCCGAGCGCTTCAAGTTGGTCGAAAGCTCGGCGCGCAGCCTGGGCTTTACGGTGGGGACGCGCAGCGCCGATCGCGTGCCCTCCGCCGCCCACCAGGTGTTCGTGATCGATGCGATGGGCGAGTTGATGCCGTTCTATGCGGGCTCCGATCTCGCGTTCGTCGGCGGCAGCCTTGTGCCCATCGGTGGGCACAACGTACTGGAGCCTGCCGCGTTGTCGACCCCTGTACTGGTGGGGCCGCATACCTTCAATTTCGAAGAGATCACGCTGACCCTGATCGGCGAGGGCGGGGCATCGCGCGTGAATACCCCGCAGGATCTCGGCGCAGCCCTGCTCCAGCTCCTGCGTGATCCGCCCCAGCGCAAACGCATGGGTGAGGCGGCTCGTATCGTGTTCGACAGCGAGCGTGGCGCGGTCAAGCGCGTGATGGGGATGATCGACGGCCTGCTACAGGAATAG
- the lpxL gene encoding LpxL/LpxP family Kdo(2)-lipid IV(A) lauroyl/palmitoleoyl acyltransferase encodes MPRPTFTRSLLAPMHWPAWLGVGVIWLIAHLPRSWLMGLGRGLGWLVQRVPSPRRHIAEVNIGLCFPELSAKDQAELVDAHLRDIGLMMMEFALGWMGSERSIAKVPVTIEGLEHLETALAQGKGVLLVGGHFSHLELCARLVSQRIRISGMYRRMDSPVFEWAVLRARLDYAEAMFEKDDIRGTVKHLRNGGTLWYAPDQDMRSKDNVFVPFFGVPAATITATHHLARLSGARVIPFYHRRLPGNAGYALKLGAPLEQFPSKDTLEDTARVNVCIEDMVRAAPEQYLWVHKRFKTRPDGATSVY; translated from the coding sequence ATGCCCCGTCCCACGTTTACCCGCTCCCTGCTCGCTCCGATGCACTGGCCCGCCTGGCTGGGAGTTGGCGTGATCTGGCTCATCGCCCACCTGCCGCGCTCGTGGCTGATGGGGCTTGGACGCGGCCTGGGCTGGCTGGTGCAACGCGTGCCCTCCCCGCGACGCCATATCGCAGAGGTGAACATCGGCCTGTGCTTTCCGGAATTGTCCGCAAAGGATCAAGCCGAGCTGGTGGATGCGCACCTGCGTGACATTGGCCTGATGATGATGGAGTTCGCCCTGGGCTGGATGGGGAGCGAACGCTCCATCGCCAAAGTGCCGGTGACCATTGAAGGCCTGGAGCATCTTGAAACCGCACTGGCGCAGGGCAAGGGCGTGCTACTCGTGGGTGGCCATTTCTCGCACCTGGAGTTGTGCGCGCGACTGGTCTCCCAGCGCATCCGCATTTCGGGCATGTACCGCCGCATGGATTCGCCTGTGTTCGAGTGGGCCGTGCTGCGCGCCAGGCTCGACTACGCAGAAGCCATGTTCGAGAAGGACGACATCCGCGGCACCGTGAAGCACCTGCGCAACGGCGGCACGCTCTGGTATGCACCCGACCAGGACATGCGCAGCAAGGACAACGTGTTCGTGCCGTTCTTCGGAGTTCCAGCGGCCACCATTACCGCCACTCATCACCTGGCCCGGCTGTCGGGCGCGCGGGTGATCCCGTTCTACCATCGCCGACTGCCCGGAAACGCAGGCTACGCGTTGAAGTTGGGCGCACCGCTCGAACAGTTCCCAAGCAAGGACACGCTGGAGGACACCGCGCGCGTCAATGTCTGCATCGAAGACATGGTGCGCGCCGCTCCCGAGCAATACCTGTGGGTACACAAGCGTTTCAAGACCCGGCCCGACGGCGCGACATCGGTCTACTGA
- a CDS encoding VirK/YbjX family protein has translation MTFRLFLRSLRQRRDWRGSPSKRLAAGLKYIARSARMARRQASWLAELYGSPRLTSILAHDPRLHERWHHHYINRRMGRGERLAIISQHYRFAFQQLPQAMIDDVYLQGRHTLGALTLKDGSELLLELRRPTGRSREGELALCLANTQGQILSSAIFSIADEGKALLIGCLQGAAAELGREAVRELTKQCYGLRPKNLLFSLLLAFGSFTGATRIYGVSNLTHPFAGEADKIKADYDSFWEECQGVLQPDGFFALPISEPERDESQVESKHRSAFRRREMLRREACARLLAALRDQPLPLSQAA, from the coding sequence ATGACTTTCCGGCTGTTTCTGCGCTCGCTGCGCCAACGCCGCGATTGGCGTGGCTCGCCCTCAAAGCGCCTCGCCGCCGGCCTGAAATACATCGCCCGTAGTGCCCGCATGGCGCGTCGGCAAGCCTCATGGCTGGCCGAGCTGTATGGCTCGCCGCGACTGACCTCCATCCTCGCGCACGACCCTCGTCTGCACGAACGCTGGCACCATCACTACATCAATCGCCGCATGGGGCGAGGTGAGCGCTTGGCTATCATTAGCCAGCACTACCGCTTCGCCTTCCAGCAGCTACCGCAGGCGATGATCGATGACGTGTATTTGCAAGGTCGCCATACGCTCGGCGCACTCACACTGAAGGACGGCAGCGAGCTGCTGCTGGAGCTGCGCCGGCCGACCGGCCGCAGTCGCGAGGGCGAGCTGGCGCTATGCCTCGCCAACACGCAGGGCCAGATCCTTTCGTCCGCCATCTTCAGCATCGCTGACGAAGGCAAGGCCCTGCTGATCGGCTGCCTGCAGGGCGCAGCCGCCGAGCTGGGCCGCGAAGCGGTGCGCGAACTCACCAAGCAATGCTACGGCCTGCGGCCGAAGAACCTGTTGTTCTCGCTGCTGCTGGCCTTCGGCTCGTTCACGGGCGCCACGCGGATCTACGGCGTGAGCAACCTCACGCATCCGTTTGCCGGCGAGGCCGACAAGATCAAGGCCGACTACGACAGCTTCTGGGAAGAATGCCAGGGGGTGCTGCAGCCGGACGGCTTCTTCGCATTGCCTATCTCGGAACCGGAGCGCGACGAGTCGCAGGTGGAAAGCAAGCATCGCTCCGCCTTCCGTCGCCGCGAAATGCTTCGCCGCGAAGCCTGCGCGCGCCTGCTGGCGGCGCTGCGCGATCAGCCGCTGCCGTTGTCACAGGCCGCCTGA
- a CDS encoding S53 family peptidase: MKHEHLSLLAAISLVLAGTPIIASAQSGTAQNAALAGLNTAEASRVTQTVDSRVTSTLQQSHLSIVDKSVATKAVDDATPMNHMNLILQRSEKRQAALETLIAAQHDPSSSKFRQWVTPEQFGQTFGISDADIAAVSGWLKSQGFTVNGVYANKTQIDFSGNAGQVKRAFHTQMNRYTINNASHIANASDISIPQALQSVVVGVAGLNDVHPQAQHTKPTYGQFNASTQRFDVQKPKTNAIGVTPQAVNFTNGARGLVPYDMAKIYGTDKLYAAGLTGSGITIALVEDSSMVPSDWSNFVSQFALTSYGGTFKQFQPQATGFTNCIDPTIAVPGEDDFEALLDAEWSTALAPGANIWLASCDDSNSSNFFGGVFTAATNLINGTTRPNVISASYGYGEGFTDAASKHAIDLMWAQADAEGISVFVSSGDSGSNPSFNGGFINGVGIDANAFGTSPNDTVVGGTDTADILDGTTKKYFSSTYNAVYGSALSYVPEIPWNQSCGNEVAAKSLGYATSLAFCKAYLSFDPNGYYITSEAGSGGPSSVDAKPVWQRLVYNAAKDQSRDVPDVALFGGSYGGSTWVIVCAQAYPCTPGFTGSTALIGGTSLSSPMFAGIQALIDQGLAAKGLSPNQGNAAPTLYVLASDEYGGAKGAPPASLAACNADNGTKGTSKCVFHNVTRGSIATQCVQQLPNVVTPDCYYYGALPNSYLGPIQLGLTSTSTSKYNATTEAFAARQGWSFASGLGSVDANNLLKAWKAFVNVQ; encoded by the coding sequence ATGAAACACGAGCACCTGAGTCTGCTTGCGGCCATTAGCCTGGTCCTTGCGGGTACGCCGATTATCGCGTCGGCACAATCGGGCACTGCACAGAACGCAGCGCTCGCCGGCCTCAACACAGCGGAAGCGTCCAGGGTGACGCAAACCGTCGATAGCCGCGTGACATCGACACTGCAGCAGAGCCACCTGAGCATCGTCGACAAGTCGGTCGCCACGAAAGCCGTGGATGACGCGACCCCCATGAACCATATGAACCTGATCCTGCAGCGTAGTGAGAAGCGGCAGGCCGCCCTCGAGACGCTGATCGCTGCGCAACACGATCCGTCGTCGTCCAAGTTCCGCCAATGGGTAACGCCCGAGCAGTTCGGCCAGACCTTCGGCATTTCCGATGCGGACATCGCGGCCGTCAGCGGATGGCTGAAGTCGCAGGGCTTCACTGTCAACGGCGTGTACGCCAACAAGACGCAGATCGACTTCAGCGGTAACGCGGGTCAAGTCAAGCGGGCGTTCCACACGCAGATGAACCGCTACACGATCAACAATGCCTCGCACATCGCCAATGCCAGTGATATCAGCATTCCGCAGGCACTACAGAGCGTGGTGGTAGGTGTCGCCGGCCTCAACGATGTTCACCCACAGGCACAGCACACCAAGCCGACGTACGGGCAGTTCAATGCCAGCACGCAGCGCTTCGATGTGCAAAAGCCGAAGACGAATGCCATCGGCGTGACGCCGCAGGCGGTGAACTTCACCAACGGTGCGCGTGGCCTGGTGCCGTATGACATGGCCAAGATCTACGGTACCGACAAGCTCTATGCAGCTGGTCTGACCGGTTCGGGCATTACCATCGCCCTGGTCGAAGACAGCTCCATGGTGCCGAGTGACTGGAGCAACTTCGTAAGTCAGTTTGCGCTGACCAGCTACGGCGGCACGTTCAAGCAGTTCCAGCCGCAAGCCACGGGCTTTACCAATTGCATTGATCCGACCATCGCTGTTCCTGGCGAGGACGACTTCGAGGCCTTGCTCGATGCCGAGTGGTCCACTGCGTTGGCTCCCGGTGCCAACATCTGGTTGGCCAGTTGCGACGATTCCAATTCCAGCAACTTCTTTGGTGGCGTATTCACCGCCGCGACCAACTTGATCAATGGAACCACTCGTCCCAACGTCATCAGCGCAAGCTATGGCTACGGCGAAGGCTTTACCGATGCGGCCAGCAAACATGCCATCGACCTGATGTGGGCACAGGCGGATGCGGAAGGCATTTCCGTGTTCGTGTCGAGTGGTGATTCGGGTTCCAACCCGAGCTTCAACGGCGGCTTCATCAATGGCGTAGGCATCGATGCCAATGCCTTCGGCACGTCGCCGAACGACACCGTAGTCGGCGGTACCGATACGGCTGATATTCTCGACGGCACTACGAAGAAGTACTTCAGCTCGACGTACAACGCGGTCTACGGTTCGGCGCTGTCGTATGTGCCGGAGATCCCGTGGAACCAGTCGTGCGGCAACGAAGTGGCGGCGAAGTCGCTCGGTTACGCGACGTCGTTGGCATTCTGCAAGGCGTACCTGAGCTTCGATCCGAACGGTTACTACATCACGTCGGAAGCGGGCAGCGGTGGTCCATCGTCGGTGGATGCGAAACCGGTATGGCAGCGGCTGGTCTATAACGCGGCGAAAGACCAGTCGCGCGATGTGCCGGACGTGGCGCTGTTTGGCGGTTCCTATGGCGGTTCAACCTGGGTGATCGTGTGCGCACAGGCGTACCCGTGCACGCCGGGCTTTACCGGCAGCACCGCGTTGATCGGTGGTACGTCGTTGTCGTCACCGATGTTTGCGGGTATCCAGGCATTGATCGACCAGGGGCTGGCGGCGAAGGGACTGTCGCCGAACCAGGGTAATGCTGCGCCGACGCTGTATGTGCTCGCCTCGGATGAGTACGGCGGCGCGAAGGGCGCACCGCCGGCCTCGCTGGCTGCGTGCAATGCGGACAATGGCACCAAGGGCACGAGCAAGTGCGTGTTCCATAATGTCACGCGGGGCAGCATCGCGACGCAGTGCGTGCAGCAATTGCCCAACGTGGTCACGCCGGACTGCTACTACTACGGTGCGTTGCCGAACTCGTACCTGGGGCCGATCCAGTTGGGTCTGACTTCGACCAGCACCAGCAAGTACAACGCGACCACGGAAGCGTTCGCGGCGCGTCAGGGCTGGAGTTTTGCGTCGGGCCTCGGCTCGGTCGACGCCAATAACTTGCTCAAGGCCTGGAAGGCCTTCGTCAACGTGCAGTAA
- a CDS encoding glycosyltransferase family 2 protein, producing the protein MTREPLSVVVITFNNADTLDACLNEVDWAEEIVVLDSGSTDDTVAIARKHGARVAVHPFDDYGPQKQRAYDMASYHWILNLDADEILSPGTREEIERALSEPRYAGYRLPRRERMFWTVQHRWSWRNGHLRLFDRRRGGMNDVEVHAAVEVHGPVKTLRRADFVNDGDGDIATRVEKINRYTTGMVAYKLRKQQRFTGLRMVFYPPVFFLRQYIGKRYFLNGWAGFIASVTGAFYAFLKYAKLHEAREQAERQSKKAPR; encoded by the coding sequence ATGACGCGCGAACCGCTGTCGGTGGTGGTTATCACCTTTAACAATGCCGACACGCTCGACGCATGCCTCAATGAGGTGGACTGGGCCGAGGAAATCGTCGTGCTCGATTCGGGCTCGACGGACGATACCGTCGCCATTGCTCGGAAGCATGGTGCGCGCGTGGCCGTACATCCGTTCGATGACTACGGGCCGCAGAAGCAGCGCGCCTACGACATGGCAAGCTACCATTGGATCCTCAACCTGGATGCGGACGAGATTCTCTCGCCGGGCACCCGCGAGGAGATCGAGCGCGCACTGAGCGAGCCACGCTATGCAGGTTATCGCCTGCCGCGTCGCGAGCGCATGTTCTGGACCGTGCAGCACCGCTGGAGCTGGCGCAACGGACACCTGCGATTGTTCGACCGCCGTCGCGGCGGTATGAACGACGTCGAGGTGCACGCCGCCGTTGAAGTGCACGGCCCGGTGAAAACGCTTCGGCGCGCCGATTTCGTCAATGACGGCGACGGTGACATCGCTACCCGCGTGGAGAAGATCAACCGCTACACCACCGGTATGGTGGCGTACAAACTGCGCAAGCAGCAACGCTTCACCGGCCTGCGTATGGTGTTCTATCCGCCGGTGTTCTTTCTGCGCCAATACATCGGTAAGCGCTACTTCCTCAATGGCTGGGCCGGGTTTATCGCCAGCGTTACCGGTGCGTTCTACGCATTCCTGAAATACGCAAAGTTGCACGAGGCTCGTGAACAGGCTGAGCGACAGTCCAAGAAAGCACCGCGCTAA
- a CDS encoding O-antigen ligase family protein — protein sequence MSPIAASLKAWLRSPLLPFWLVIALLPFGRSAELGTLLCLLGTVMLFVRHPAALREHEGARLLLWLLAGYVGAALISAVDSVAPGKSWSTVASLLRYAPLGLYACFAIRREDKLDALYQAVAVVLALWALDAWVQILTGWSLGGHAEPERISGIFGAGNLKLGPSLSVLAPFVLWVAQRRWGTKGVLAAFFLLLGPVLMSGSRASWLCYALVALGFAWRIARSPLRFMALASGLVVVVLLAGGIAWKTSERFQLRMDRSLQALGGSGQSVDMALSGRLDIWRTSIAMFEAHPINGVGVRAYRYAYPHYAPSDDHFVVSLEACGPGEGACHAHQWLLEVLTETGVLGMLCWLAAIGLALRAWRRVGKGARERAFPVTLALAVMLFPLNTHLAFYSAWWGLLFAWLLGLWCAALYVFPAQQGEAA from the coding sequence ATGAGTCCTATCGCTGCATCCCTGAAGGCCTGGCTGCGCTCTCCGCTGTTGCCGTTCTGGCTGGTGATCGCCTTGCTGCCCTTCGGGCGCAGCGCCGAGCTAGGCACGTTGCTGTGCCTGCTGGGCACCGTGATGTTGTTCGTACGGCATCCCGCTGCGTTGCGCGAGCACGAAGGCGCCCGTCTGTTGCTGTGGCTGCTGGCCGGTTACGTGGGCGCGGCGCTCATCTCCGCCGTGGATTCGGTCGCTCCGGGCAAGAGTTGGAGCACGGTGGCCTCGTTGCTGCGCTATGCACCGCTGGGCCTCTATGCCTGCTTCGCCATTCGTCGCGAGGACAAGCTTGATGCTCTGTATCAGGCCGTGGCCGTGGTGCTGGCGCTATGGGCGCTGGATGCATGGGTGCAGATCCTGACCGGCTGGAGCCTCGGGGGACATGCGGAGCCTGAGCGCATCTCGGGGATCTTCGGCGCAGGCAACCTGAAGCTCGGGCCCAGCCTGTCGGTGCTCGCGCCCTTTGTGTTGTGGGTGGCGCAGCGTCGCTGGGGAACGAAAGGCGTGCTCGCCGCTTTTTTCCTGCTGCTAGGGCCGGTGCTGATGTCGGGGTCGCGTGCATCCTGGCTGTGTTACGCACTGGTGGCACTGGGCTTCGCGTGGCGCATCGCGCGTTCACCGCTGCGCTTCATGGCGCTCGCGAGTGGCCTCGTGGTGGTGGTGCTGCTTGCCGGTGGTATCGCCTGGAAAACCTCCGAGCGGTTCCAGTTGCGTATGGATCGCTCGCTGCAGGCGCTGGGCGGTTCGGGGCAGTCGGTCGACATGGCGTTGAGCGGGCGGCTAGACATCTGGCGTACCAGCATCGCGATGTTCGAAGCGCATCCCATCAACGGTGTTGGTGTTCGCGCCTACCGTTATGCCTATCCACACTACGCACCCTCTGACGATCATTTCGTGGTTTCGCTCGAGGCGTGTGGGCCCGGCGAGGGTGCGTGTCACGCGCATCAGTGGTTGCTGGAAGTGCTCACCGAAACCGGCGTGCTTGGCATGCTGTGCTGGCTCGCCGCTATTGGCCTCGCACTTCGTGCATGGCGTCGCGTGGGGAAGGGCGCTCGCGAGCGGGCTTTCCCTGTCACGCTGGCCTTGGCCGTGATGCTGTTTCCACTCAACACGCACCTGGCGTTCTATTCGGCCTGGTGGGGCTTGCTGTTTGCCTGGTTGCTGGGCCTTTGGTGCGCGGCGCTCTACGTGTTTCCGGCGCAGCAGGGGGAGGCCGCATGA